A genome region from bacterium SCSIO 12844 includes the following:
- a CDS encoding protein-glutamate O-methyltransferase CheR, producing MIERNDIEIVEVDLLLHAIEKAYGYDFRHYAKSSLKRRLNLFMDNYQITSYIHLTDIILHNSDLFEELLKHLSITVTAMFRDPLFYRSFKENILPVLKTYPFVKIWSAGCATGEEIYSLAILLHEEGFLEKTTLYATDFNNQALNIAKKGIYSTEHMKKFIDNYNQFGGKKSFSNYYTAKYDAIKLHDFLKDSIAFANHNLVTDRSFGEMNVILCRNVMIYFDNDLTNKVLSLFKHSLCHRGFLCIGTKETLQFSQVENDFDVIDKQMKIYQKR from the coding sequence ATGATTGAAAGAAATGATATCGAGATAGTTGAAGTTGATTTACTACTTCATGCAATTGAAAAAGCCTATGGTTATGATTTTAGGCATTATGCTAAGTCCTCTTTAAAAAGACGACTTAATTTATTTATGGATAATTATCAGATTACATCCTATATACATTTAACGGATATCATATTGCATAATAGTGACTTATTTGAGGAGTTGTTAAAACACCTATCGATTACTGTCACTGCCATGTTTAGAGATCCATTATTTTACCGCTCATTTAAAGAAAATATACTGCCTGTACTAAAAACATATCCCTTTGTTAAAATATGGAGTGCCGGTTGTGCGACAGGCGAAGAAATCTACTCACTTGCTATTTTACTACATGAAGAAGGCTTTTTAGAAAAAACAACGCTTTATGCAACAGACTTTAACAACCAAGCATTAAATATTGCCAAAAAAGGTATTTACTCAACCGAACATATGAAAAAATTTATTGATAATTATAATCAATTTGGCGGCAAAAAAAGCTTTTCAAACTACTACACCGCTAAATATGATGCTATTAAATTACATGATTTTTTAAAAGACTCAATTGCATTTGCTAATCATAATCTTGTCACTGATAGATCCTTTGGTGAAATGAATGTTATTCTGTGTAGAAATGTAATGATTTATTTTGATAATGATTTAACAAACAAAGTCTTATCTTTATTTAAACATAGCTTATGCCACCGTGGTTTTTTATGTATAGGAACTAAAGAGACATTACAATTTTCACAAGTAGAAAATGATTTTGATGTCATCGATAAACAAATGAAAATCTATCAAAAGAGGTAA
- a CDS encoding chemotaxis protein CheB: MKYQAVVIGASAGGLNAFSEVLTELSKDFSLPIFIVQHLMENDDSYLATHLNQITQGRTVIEACDKEIIQKNTIYVAPPGYHMLIENKAAIALSLEPPVNYSRPSIDLLFSSACDVYKNQLIAILLTGANQDGSIGLKLINQTGGMCIVQDPKSASAPMMPESAIIKVPRAKVMQLVEITQWLNQMEMKNG; this comes from the coding sequence ATGAAATATCAGGCAGTTGTTATTGGTGCTTCTGCAGGTGGCTTAAATGCTTTTAGTGAAGTTTTGACAGAGCTTTCGAAAGACTTTAGTTTACCTATTTTTATTGTTCAGCATTTAATGGAAAATGATGATAGTTACTTAGCAACGCATCTCAATCAGATTACTCAAGGTAGAACAGTCATTGAAGCCTGTGATAAAGAGATCATTCAAAAAAATACGATTTATGTTGCACCGCCTGGCTATCATATGTTAATTGAAAATAAAGCTGCCATTGCATTATCTTTAGAGCCACCAGTTAATTATTCAAGACCATCAATTGATCTATTATTTAGCTCTGCCTGTGATGTTTATAAAAATCAATTAATTGCAATTTTATTAACAGGAGCCAACCAAGACGGCTCAATCGGACTTAAATTAATCAATCAAACTGGTGGTATGTGCATTGTTCAAGATCCTAAATCTGCCTCAGCACCAATGATGCCTGAATCTGCTATCATTAAAGTACCTAGAGCTAAAGTCATGCAATTAGTAGAAATCACACAGTGGTTGAATCAAATGGAGATGAAAAATGGATAG
- a CDS encoding EAL domain-containing protein — MDSKSHFKKSNILIVDDLEDNLVAMVEALEGIDANLITANSGEKALELMIDEEFAVVLMDVQMPRMGGFETAELMRKNKRTRGIPIIFVTAISKEQQYVFQGYEAGAVDYLFKPIETHILKSKIQIFLNIYQQKNTEILQTVSELRIVKRELKEKNQELSKLALNDPLTSIANRRQFETDLEKQIAYAKDHTDEQFAVIFLDLDDFKSINDTLGHPIGDQLLQHIGKLLTENTRKEDYQGRLGGDEFAIIVTHLNKASDALKTANLIKSVIDQNIEIDGHLIYTSFSMGIACYPSAGNTSKELMHNADIAMYHAKALGKNQICYFTDDLQDKYLAQLELETLIKEAVNQCAFELIYQPIFNLETKNPYGIEILLQCKHAKLQSIQPNVLMSIAENIGISETIGNWLINQALLKVQSLYDQGYDDLFFTINFSTKQLLHPTFFTKLNQALCQYSFPKKLLMLELNESALITFKQNDHSLLYQLNKLGINIILNKFGTGYSSLIKLQEIPFFALKIDASFIQGIGDNNSAEMIIKAIISVAKNLNIEIIAEGLQSDQQLKFLEANHCLFVQGNLFQSPLNAEQLTIFLEAYNE; from the coding sequence ATGGATAGTAAATCTCACTTTAAAAAATCAAATATATTAATTGTTGATGACTTAGAAGATAATTTAGTTGCTATGGTTGAGGCATTAGAGGGCATTGATGCCAACTTGATCACAGCTAACTCAGGTGAAAAAGCACTCGAATTGATGATTGATGAAGAATTTGCCGTTGTGTTAATGGATGTACAAATGCCACGTATGGGTGGTTTTGAAACAGCTGAACTAATGAGAAAAAATAAGCGCACCAGAGGTATCCCAATTATCTTTGTCACAGCGATATCTAAAGAGCAACAATATGTATTTCAAGGCTATGAAGCAGGTGCAGTCGACTATCTATTTAAACCGATTGAAACACATATTTTAAAATCAAAAATCCAGATTTTTCTTAATATCTACCAACAGAAAAACACAGAAATCTTACAAACTGTCAGTGAATTACGTATCGTAAAAAGAGAATTAAAAGAGAAAAATCAAGAATTATCAAAGCTTGCTTTAAATGACCCATTAACATCGATTGCCAACCGTAGACAGTTTGAAACAGATTTAGAAAAACAAATTGCTTATGCTAAAGATCATACTGATGAGCAATTTGCAGTTATTTTCCTTGATTTAGATGATTTTAAATCGATTAATGATACCTTAGGTCATCCTATTGGTGATCAATTATTACAACATATTGGCAAATTATTAACTGAAAATACACGAAAGGAAGATTATCAAGGACGTTTAGGTGGTGATGAGTTTGCCATTATAGTTACTCACCTTAATAAAGCTTCAGATGCGCTAAAAACAGCTAATTTAATTAAATCTGTCATAGATCAAAACATTGAAATTGATGGTCACTTAATTTATACCTCATTTAGTATGGGTATTGCCTGTTATCCATCTGCAGGCAATACCTCAAAAGAGTTAATGCATAATGCTGATATTGCTATGTATCATGCAAAAGCTTTAGGTAAAAACCAGATTTGTTATTTTACAGATGATTTACAAGATAAATACTTAGCTCAGCTAGAGCTTGAAACGCTAATTAAAGAAGCAGTTAATCAGTGTGCTTTTGAATTAATTTATCAACCTATTTTTAATTTAGAAACTAAAAATCCTTATGGCATTGAAATATTACTTCAATGTAAACACGCCAAACTTCAAAGTATTCAACCGAATGTATTGATGTCTATTGCTGAAAATATTGGCATCTCTGAAACCATTGGTAACTGGTTAATCAATCAAGCACTGCTTAAAGTTCAATCACTTTATGATCAAGGCTATGATGACTTATTTTTTACAATCAATTTCTCTACAAAACAATTATTACATCCAACCTTTTTTACTAAACTTAATCAAGCACTTTGTCAGTACTCATTCCCTAAAAAACTTTTAATGCTAGAGTTAAATGAAAGTGCTTTAATTACATTTAAACAAAATGATCACTCGCTTTTATACCAATTAAATAAGTTAGGCATTAATATCATCCTTAATAAATTTGGTACTGGTTATTCTTCTTTAATCAAGCTACAAGAAATACCCTTTTTCGCATTAAAAATAGATGCCTCATTTATTCAAGGAATTGGTGACAATAACAGTGCTGAAATGATTATTAAAGCCATTATTTCAGTAGCTAAAAATTTAAATATAGAAATTATTGCCGAAGGCCTTCAATCGGATCAACAACTAAAGTTCTTAGAAGCAAATCACTGCTTATTTGTTCAAGGAAATTTATTTCAATCACCTTTAAATGCTGAACAATTAACGATATTTTTGGAAGCTTATAATGAATAG
- a CDS encoding EAL domain-containing protein, whose product MNSHKFTDLIETPKILIVDDDVKNRFAFTEVLEDINCELFEADCGEIALNLITQHQFALILLDVQMPKMDGFEVANLIKKHKCTQDIPIIFVTAFSKDQQYIRYGHELGAVDYIVKPIDPFVLTSKVSVYLDHYRHNKIMENQLSNLDMIQKDLSRTNTELEKIAKYDALTGLYNRLGFDEFIEKSITNAKNQQQVFCMMFMDLDKFKSVNDQFGHDIGDQLLVLVSHRFQKTLTSTIHFLPVKSDYAIARLGGDEFAIILNNITKTHYVGRVAECLIDAFRLPFLINQHELSIGLSIGIAFYPDSGTTVESIIKSADTAMYRAKNNTNDTFYFFNQAMQDDYQFYKTVESGIQQALDNNEFYLAYQPIYLLNTQTIVGAEILCRWQHPKLGDIPPDTFIPIAEEIDLIKPLGHWIFKTASQEIATIDKTLCNKLFFAINTSIKQFDDHSYLTFIQEQIKLHNLPSHIFEIELTESTLTTNSLNFDKTVNELAKLGVRISIDDFGSGYSSLKRLHNLAISILKIDQSFMKEIHTNHQQRNMIITILDLAKNLNLEVIAEGIETKEQLDFLKEHHCQYGQGFYFSKPLIFKEFIKLLK is encoded by the coding sequence ATGAATAGTCATAAATTCACAGATTTAATTGAGACACCTAAAATATTAATTGTAGATGACGATGTAAAAAATCGATTTGCATTTACTGAGGTACTAGAAGATATCAACTGTGAATTATTTGAAGCAGACTGTGGTGAAATTGCATTAAATTTAATCACTCAGCATCAGTTTGCATTAATTCTTTTAGATGTACAAATGCCGAAAATGGACGGCTTTGAAGTAGCAAACTTAATTAAAAAACATAAATGTACACAAGATATACCGATTATCTTTGTTACAGCTTTCAGTAAGGATCAACAATATATCCGTTACGGGCATGAACTAGGTGCTGTCGATTATATTGTTAAACCTATTGATCCCTTTGTACTAACCAGCAAAGTATCAGTCTACCTTGATCATTATCGACATAATAAAATTATGGAAAATCAATTATCTAATCTAGATATGATACAAAAAGATTTATCACGCACAAATACTGAATTAGAAAAAATAGCTAAATATGATGCTTTAACAGGTTTGTATAATCGCCTAGGATTCGATGAATTTATTGAAAAAAGTATCACAAATGCCAAAAACCAACAACAAGTATTTTGTATGATGTTTATGGATTTAGATAAGTTTAAATCCGTTAATGATCAGTTTGGTCATGATATTGGTGATCAATTACTCGTACTTGTCAGTCATAGATTTCAAAAAACGCTCACTTCCACAATACATTTTTTACCTGTGAAAAGTGATTATGCCATTGCACGCTTAGGTGGTGATGAATTTGCCATTATATTAAATAATATTACAAAGACTCACTACGTTGGTAGAGTTGCTGAATGTTTAATAGATGCTTTTAGACTACCGTTTTTAATCAATCAACATGAATTAAGTATAGGCTTAAGCATCGGCATTGCTTTTTATCCAGACTCTGGCACAACGGTTGAATCAATTATTAAAAGTGCAGATACAGCAATGTATCGTGCTAAAAATAATACTAATGATACATTTTATTTTTTCAATCAAGCCATGCAAGATGACTATCAATTTTATAAAACAGTTGAATCTGGTATTCAACAAGCATTGGATAATAATGAATTTTATTTAGCCTACCAACCAATTTATCTATTAAATACTCAAACAATTGTTGGCGCAGAAATTTTATGTCGCTGGCAACACCCTAAATTAGGTGATATCCCACCAGATACCTTTATTCCTATTGCTGAAGAAATCGATTTAATTAAACCCCTAGGGCATTGGATTTTTAAAACTGCTTCACAAGAAATAGCAACGATTGATAAAACACTATGTAATAAACTATTTTTTGCAATTAATACGTCAATTAAACAGTTTGATGATCATAGTTACCTTACATTTATTCAAGAGCAGATCAAATTACATAATCTACCAAGTCATATTTTTGAAATTGAATTAACAGAATCCACACTGACAACTAATTCATTAAACTTTGATAAAACAGTCAATGAACTTGCTAAACTTGGTGTACGTATTAGTATCGATGATTTTGGCTCTGGTTACTCATCACTTAAACGACTACATAATTTAGCTATTTCAATTTTAAAAATTGATCAGTCTTTTATGAAAGAAATACACACAAACCATCAACAAAGAAATATGATAATCACAATCTTAGATTTGGCTAAAAACCTTAATTTAGAGGTGATTGCTGAAGGAATAGAAACTAAAGAACAATTAGACTTTTTAAAAGAACATCACTGTCAATATGGGCAAGGATTTTATTTTTCAAAACCTCTAATCTTTAAGGAATTTATTAAATTATTAAAATAA
- the prmC gene encoding peptide chain release factor N(5)-glutamine methyltransferase: MSIEEVISTWINQFKKISTSPYLDIEVLLSFVLQKERTFLKAYPETQLTLVEYNQLEILINRALQGEPIAYLINKQAFWDFELYVDSSVLIPRSDSEILVEAVLETYPDKNDTKTLIDLGCGSGALALAIAKERKNFLVLATDISLKALSITQKNCQHLGLDNVSLFASDWFSAVTQSMHFDIIIANPPYIDRSDQAVEANVKKYEPHHALYSKNNGLEDLFAIIKQSKNYLKPQGSIFLEHGYLQDQIIREKLCDEEFCHVKTYPDLGGLPRVSFGKIT; the protein is encoded by the coding sequence ATGAGCATTGAAGAAGTTATATCAACTTGGATTAATCAGTTTAAAAAAATATCTACATCACCTTATTTAGATATAGAAGTATTATTAAGCTTTGTCCTACAAAAAGAGCGTACGTTTTTAAAGGCTTATCCTGAAACGCAATTAACTTTAGTAGAATATAATCAACTGGAAATTTTGATTAATCGAGCATTACAAGGTGAACCCATTGCTTATTTAATTAATAAACAAGCTTTTTGGGATTTTGAATTATATGTTGATTCATCTGTGTTAATTCCAAGAAGTGATAGCGAGATACTCGTTGAAGCTGTTTTAGAAACCTATCCAGATAAAAATGATACAAAAACTTTAATTGACTTAGGTTGTGGTAGTGGTGCTCTAGCTTTAGCAATCGCAAAAGAGCGAAAAAATTTTTTAGTTTTGGCAACAGATATAAGCCTTAAAGCATTATCTATTACGCAAAAAAATTGCCAACACTTAGGATTAGACAATGTATCTTTATTTGCATCTGATTGGTTTAGTGCAGTAACACAGTCTATGCACTTTGATATTATTATCGCCAATCCACCTTATATTGATAGATCTGATCAAGCAGTTGAAGCAAATGTAAAAAAATATGAACCACATCATGCATTATACTCAAAAAACAATGGTTTAGAAGACTTATTTGCAATTATTAAGCAATCGAAAAACTATTTAAAGCCACAAGGGAGTATTTTTTTAGAGCATGGTTATTTGCAAGATCAAATCATCAGAGAAAAATTATGCGATGAAGAATTTTGTCATGTCAAAACTTATCCTGATTTAGGCGGATTGCCTCGAGTAAGTTTTGGAAAAATAACTTAA
- the prfA gene encoding peptide chain release factor 1: MKESIRLKLENLLDRHQELSALLSDADVINDQNQFRQLSQEYADLEELVKTFSDYQNAESDYTQAQEMLTESDKEMAMLAQEELDQAKASMETLEGQLQILLLPSDPNDRANVFLEVRAGTGGDEAAIFAGDLFRMYSRYAEIKGWRVEIVSESFGEHGGYKEVIAKISGEKVYSQLKFESGAHRVQRVPVTESQGRVHTSACTVAIMPEAQEIDAIDINTNDLKIDTFRASGAGGQHVNKTDSAIRITHLPTGLVVECQDQRSQHKNKAQAMSVLKARLLQKEQDQQRQEQAQARKSLVGSGDRSERIRTYNYPQGRVSDHRINLTLYKLEEIIQGDLDCVIQPLLQEHQADLLAQFS, encoded by the coding sequence ATGAAAGAAAGTATTCGTCTAAAATTAGAAAACCTGCTTGATCGCCATCAAGAATTAAGTGCATTATTAAGTGATGCTGATGTGATTAATGATCAGAATCAATTTCGTCAATTATCTCAAGAGTATGCAGATTTAGAAGAATTAGTTAAAACATTTAGTGACTATCAAAACGCTGAAAGTGACTATACGCAAGCACAAGAAATGCTCACTGAATCAGATAAAGAAATGGCTATGCTTGCACAAGAAGAACTTGATCAAGCGAAAGCATCTATGGAAACTTTAGAAGGACAGTTACAGATTTTATTATTGCCTTCTGACCCAAATGACCGGGCCAATGTATTCCTTGAAGTAAGGGCGGGCACAGGCGGTGATGAAGCGGCTATTTTTGCAGGGGACTTATTTCGTATGTATAGTCGTTATGCTGAAATTAAAGGTTGGCGTGTTGAAATTGTCAGTGAAAGTTTTGGTGAACATGGTGGTTATAAAGAAGTCATTGCTAAGATATCCGGTGAAAAAGTCTATTCGCAATTAAAATTTGAATCAGGTGCTCATCGTGTGCAACGTGTGCCAGTTACTGAGTCGCAAGGGCGAGTGCATACCTCAGCTTGTACGGTTGCAATTATGCCTGAAGCACAAGAGATTGATGCCATTGATATTAATACCAATGATTTAAAAATTGATACCTTTAGAGCATCGGGTGCCGGTGGTCAGCATGTCAATAAAACAGACTCAGCAATTCGTATTACACATCTACCGACAGGGCTTGTTGTTGAATGTCAAGATCAACGCTCGCAACATAAAAATAAAGCACAAGCGATGTCAGTGTTAAAAGCAAGATTGTTACAAAAAGAGCAAGATCAACAACGTCAAGAGCAAGCACAAGCTAGAAAATCATTAGTTGGTAGTGGTGATCGTTCTGAGCGTATCCGTACCTATAATTATCCGCAAGGGCGAGTCAGTGATCATAGAATTAATCTAACACTTTATAAATTAGAAGAAATTATTCAAGGTGATTTAGATTGTGTTATTCAGCCACTCCTACAAGAGCATCAGGCTGATCTATTAGCACAGTTTAGTTAA
- a CDS encoding glutamyl-tRNA reductase, with amino-acid sequence MASVHLYMLGIDYHHASVAVREMLSFRKDQAILAQEELLNANLVEEIAILSTCNRTELYIVSQFPKEVLIQWWLQAKNVSKAYQAYITTRDEIDALRHLMRTASGLESMILGEPQILGQVRQSYLSALENKYLLGHLGQFFEQALLAAKAIRRRTDIGKCPVSVAFSAAHLAKKHYLETLTDKTVLIIGAGETAQLVARHIFNMKPNRMIILNRTLDKAKLVAEKVKAEYQPLTKLPELLSCADLVISAVGAKEYIINSQLLNLLESSQLTKLLIDLSVPRSIDPNLNQLNSITLYGIDNLNQIIKENKQLRQKASLYAERLIDQMVDDYLEKLRYKARVHRIKALRKSTDQLALNELHKSLKRLDNGSDPYEVLTQLVHSLKNKWLHQPSISMRKAAVLGHDELLDNASELFGLDSDNQS; translated from the coding sequence ATGGCTTCAGTTCATTTATATATGCTTGGTATTGATTATCACCATGCTTCAGTCGCAGTTAGAGAGATGCTTTCTTTTAGAAAGGATCAGGCAATACTTGCGCAAGAAGAATTACTCAATGCAAACTTAGTTGAGGAAATTGCTATTCTGTCAACTTGCAATCGAACTGAGTTGTATATTGTAAGTCAATTTCCAAAAGAAGTGCTTATTCAATGGTGGTTACAGGCAAAAAATGTCTCTAAAGCGTATCAGGCGTATATAACAACTCGAGATGAAATTGATGCACTACGACATTTAATGCGAACTGCTTCAGGCTTAGAATCGATGATTCTTGGCGAGCCACAAATTTTAGGTCAGGTTAGACAAAGCTATTTAAGCGCATTAGAAAATAAGTATTTATTGGGTCATTTAGGGCAGTTTTTTGAGCAAGCTTTATTAGCAGCAAAAGCGATTCGACGTCGCACCGATATTGGTAAGTGTCCTGTCTCTGTAGCTTTTTCAGCCGCGCATTTAGCGAAAAAACATTACTTAGAAACTTTAACTGATAAAACAGTATTGATTATTGGTGCAGGTGAAACTGCTCAATTAGTTGCGCGACATATTTTTAATATGAAGCCTAATCGAATGATTATTCTTAATCGTACCTTGGATAAGGCAAAGCTTGTAGCAGAAAAAGTTAAAGCAGAATATCAACCTTTAACTAAATTACCTGAATTACTTTCTTGTGCTGATTTAGTGATATCAGCTGTTGGTGCTAAAGAATATATTATTAATAGTCAATTACTTAATTTATTAGAATCATCTCAACTAACTAAGCTATTGATTGACTTATCAGTTCCAAGAAGTATTGACCCTAATTTAAATCAATTAAACTCAATTACACTCTATGGTATTGATAATTTAAATCAAATCATTAAAGAAAATAAACAATTACGTCAAAAAGCATCGCTTTATGCTGAGCGCTTAATTGATCAGATGGTGGATGATTATTTAGAAAAATTACGCTATAAAGCAAGAGTTCATAGAATTAAAGCATTACGTAAAAGTACAGATCAATTAGCTTTAAATGAATTACATAAAAGTCTAAAGCGCCTAGATAATGGTAGTGACCCTTATGAAGTATTAACTCAATTAGTACACAGCCTTAAAAATAAATGGCTGCATCAACCAAGTATCTCAATGCGTAAAGCCGCTGTTTTAGGACATGATGAGCTTTTGGATAATGCTTCTGAATTATTTGGTCTTGACTCTGATAATCAATCTTAA
- a CDS encoding FKBP-type peptidyl-prolyl cis-trans isomerase encodes MKKLSLITAALSAIALSGSAFAATASNDASSTAFKTQMDKVSYTIGYKIGKSTKEQDINLNDSLFIQGFQAATKGTTPAISEADMQTVMQDFQKQMMQKALEKQKELADTNAKTSEAYMAKVTKESGVEKLTNGVYYKVDTKGTGKVMPTADDQVVVTYKGMLPDGKVFDQTQAGKTATFPVSGVIPGFKSALEKMTVGSSWTVYIAPDQAYGKYAPPMIGPNQALTFKVTLKDIKPATAAAKADIAKKVAQ; translated from the coding sequence ATGAAAAAACTATCCCTTATCACAGCTGCATTAAGTGCCATTGCGCTTAGTGGTTCAGCTTTTGCAGCAACAGCTAGTAATGATGCTAGTTCAACAGCATTTAAAACACAGATGGATAAAGTAAGCTATACGATTGGTTATAAAATCGGTAAAAGTACTAAAGAGCAAGATATTAATCTAAACGATAGTCTATTTATCCAAGGCTTCCAAGCTGCAACAAAAGGTACAACACCTGCAATTTCAGAAGCAGATATGCAAACAGTTATGCAAGACTTTCAAAAGCAAATGATGCAAAAAGCTTTAGAAAAGCAAAAAGAATTAGCTGATACCAATGCTAAAACTTCAGAAGCATATATGGCTAAAGTTACCAAAGAAAGTGGTGTTGAAAAATTAACTAATGGTGTTTACTACAAAGTTGATACAAAAGGTACTGGTAAAGTAATGCCTACTGCCGATGATCAAGTTGTTGTCACTTATAAGGGCATGTTACCTGATGGTAAAGTTTTTGACCAAACACAAGCAGGTAAAACAGCTACATTCCCAGTCAGTGGTGTTATCCCTGGTTTTAAATCAGCATTAGAAAAAATGACTGTTGGTTCATCTTGGACTGTTTATATTGCACCAGATCAAGCCTATGGTAAGTATGCACCACCAATGATTGGTCCAAACCAAGCGTTAACCTTTAAAGTAACTCTAAAAGATATCAAACCTGCTACAGCAGCTGCAAAAGCAGACATAGCGAAAAAAGTAGCACAATAA
- the xth gene encoding exodeoxyribonuclease III, producing MRIITFNANGIRAAARKGFFDWFEKQNADFLCIQETKAQRDQLDDPIYHPKGYYNYFFDAEKKGYSGVAIYSRIKPKNVITGLDIHWADTEGRYIQLDFENFSIASLYLPSGSSKDERQVIKMQFLEKYQSILEQQINDKDNMIICGDINIVHKEIDIKNFKSNQKNSGCLPEERAWLDYVFDEIGWVDAFRVVNTEKDQYTWWSNRGQARANNVGWRIDYQWTTPNLKSKIVDACVYKQQWFSDHAPLTLDYQFDVN from the coding sequence ATGCGTATTATTACTTTTAATGCCAATGGCATTCGAGCAGCAGCAAGAAAAGGTTTTTTTGATTGGTTTGAAAAGCAGAATGCTGACTTTTTATGCATTCAAGAGACTAAAGCACAGCGTGATCAACTAGATGATCCAATTTACCACCCTAAAGGTTATTACAATTACTTTTTTGATGCTGAAAAAAAAGGTTACAGTGGTGTTGCAATTTATAGTCGAATTAAACCTAAAAATGTTATTACCGGCTTAGATATTCATTGGGCCGATACAGAAGGTCGATATATTCAACTTGATTTTGAGAATTTTAGTATTGCTTCTTTATACTTACCATCAGGATCTAGTAAAGATGAACGTCAAGTTATCAAAATGCAATTTTTAGAGAAATATCAATCGATTTTAGAACAACAAATCAATGATAAAGACAATATGATTATCTGTGGTGATATTAATATTGTCCATAAAGAAATTGATATTAAAAATTTTAAAAGCAATCAAAAAAACTCTGGCTGCTTACCTGAAGAGCGTGCTTGGCTTGATTATGTTTTTGATGAAATTGGCTGGGTTGATGCGTTTCGAGTAGTTAACACCGAAAAAGATCAATATACCTGGTGGTCAAACCGAGGGCAAGCAAGAGCAAATAATGTCGGTTGGCGAATAGACTATCAATGGACTACCCCTAATTTAAAATCAAAAATAGTAGATGCCTGTGTTTACAAACAACAGTGGTTTTCAGATCATGCACCACTAACATTAGATTATCAATTTGATGTTAATTAA